The following proteins are encoded in a genomic region of Brachypodium distachyon strain Bd21 chromosome 1, Brachypodium_distachyon_v3.0, whole genome shotgun sequence:
- the LOC100821361 gene encoding serine carboxypeptidase-like 34 isoform X2 produces MSTAAASVVVLLLAVVLATASTTTARHHHHGGGYGEVFERQAADLVESLPGQPAGLGFRHFSGYVTVNATHGRALFYWFFEATHQVSKKPLVLWLNGGPGCSSLGYGALQEVGPLFTQKGTPELKLNPHSWNKEANLLFLEQPAGVGFSYTNTTADIRRFGDELAGTYIYMVHIYFFLYLYLLFLQILCNEPDTPWCVCEAHDAYTFLVNWFERFPQFKGHDFYIAGESYAGHYVPNLSEKILEQNKKVHKSRRINFKGFLIGNAAIDEASDDSGMVDYAWDHAVISDELYADLTKHCNFSSGQSSDFSSGAENNSSNAACDNALNSFYEAFNDVDIYSLYTPVCTTSTNSRTTRRLRRPSPSTSSTTNKNDVPQLRLRLRYDAYDPCQDGYTEAYLNRRDVQDALHANVTGSIPYGWSACSNDLFQNWQDSPASTLPAIKKAVGAGLRVWVYSGDTDARVPVSSTRRALRKLGLKTVRPWAEWFTSDQVGGYTVAYDGLTLVTVRGAGHMVPTIAPVQASQLFAHFLAGKDLPTKPVVAV; encoded by the exons atgtcgacggcggcggctagcgtcgtcgtcctcctgctggccgtggtcctcgctacggcgtcgacgacgacggcgaggcaccaccaccacggcggGGGCTACGGAGAGGTGTTCGAGCGCCAGGCGGCCGACCTGGTGGAGTCCCTGCCTGGGCAGCCGGCGGGGCTCGGGTTCAGGCACTTCTCCGGGTACGTGACCGTGAACGCCACCCACGGCCGCGCGCTCTTCTACTGGTTCTTCGAGGCCACGCACCAAGTTAGCAAGAAACCCCTCGTCCTCTGGCTCAACGGAG GGCCGGGATGCTCGTCGCTGGGATACGGAGCGTTGCAGGAGGTGGGGCCCTTGTTCACCCAGAAGGGAACCCCGGAGCTCAAGCTAAACCCCCACTCGTGGAACAAAG AGGCGAACCTGCTCTTCTTGGAGCAACCTGCCGGCGTTGGATTCTCCTACACAAACACCACCGCCGATATCAGGAGGTTCGGTGACGAGCTCGCTGGTACGTATATATACATGGTTCATATATATTTCTTcctatatttatatttattattCCTCCAAATTCTCTGTAACGAACCTGACACTCCATGGTGTGTTTGTGAAGCTCACGATGCCTACACGTTCCTCGTTAATTGGTTTGAGAGGTTCCCGCAGTTCAAGGGCCACGATTTCTACATTGCCGGAGAGAGCTACGCTG GGCACTATGTCCCCAATCTCTCCGAGAAGATCCTGGAGCAAAATAAGAAGGTGCACAAGAGCAGGCGCATCAATTTCAAGGGATTCTTG ATCGGGAACGCGGCGATCGACGAAGCGTCGGACGACAGCGGCATGGTGGACTACGCGTGGGACCACGCCGTGATCTCGGACGAGCTCTACGCCGACCTGACAAAGCACTGCAACTTCTCCTCGGGCCAGAGCAGCGACTTCTCGTCCGGCGCGGagaacaacagcagcaacgcCGCCTGCGACAACGCCCTCAACTCCTTCTACGAGGCCTTCAACGACGTCGACATCTACAGCCTCTACACCCCCGTGTGCACCACGTCCACAAACTCCAGGACTACACGCCGTCTCCGGCGACCATCCCCCAGCACCAGTAGCACCACCAACAAGAACGACGTGCCCCAgctccgcctccggctccggtACGACGCCTACGACCCGTGCCAGGACGGCTACACGGAGGCGTACCTGAACCGGCGGGACGTGCAGGACGCGCTGCACGCCAACGTCACGGGCAGCATCCCGTACGGCTGGTCGGCGTGCAGCAACGACCTGTTCCAGAACTGGCAGGACTCGCCGGCGTCGACGCTGCCGGCGATCAAGAAGGCGGTCGGCGCCGGGCTGCGCGTCTGGGTGTACAGCGGCGACACGGACGCGCGCGTGCCCGTCTCGTCGACGCGCCGCGCGCTGCGCAAGCTCGGGCTCAAGACGGTCAGGCCCTGGGCGGAGTGGTTCACCAGCGACCAGGTCGGCGGCTACACGGTGGCCTACGACGGGCTCACGTTGGTCACGGTCCGTGGAGCCGGCCACATGGTGCCCACCATCGCGCCCGTGCAGGCCAGCCAGCTCTTCGCGCACTTCCTCGCCGGCAAGGACCTGCCCACCAAACCCGTCGTTGCCGTTTAA
- the LOC100821361 gene encoding serine carboxypeptidase-like 34 isoform X1 encodes MSTAAASVVVLLLAVVLATASTTTARHHHHGGGYGEVFERQAADLVESLPGQPAGLGFRHFSGYVTVNATHGRALFYWFFEATHQVSKKPLVLWLNGGPGCSSLGYGALQEVGPLFTQKGTPELKLNPHSWNKEANLLFLEQPAGVGFSYTNTTADIRRFGDELAAHDAYTFLVNWFERFPQFKGHDFYIAGESYAGHYVPNLSEKILEQNKKVHKSRRINFKGFLIGNAAIDEASDDSGMVDYAWDHAVISDELYADLTKHCNFSSGQSSDFSSGAENNSSNAACDNALNSFYEAFNDVDIYSLYTPVCTTSTNSRTTRRLRRPSPSTSSTTNKNDVPQLRLRLRYDAYDPCQDGYTEAYLNRRDVQDALHANVTGSIPYGWSACSNDLFQNWQDSPASTLPAIKKAVGAGLRVWVYSGDTDARVPVSSTRRALRKLGLKTVRPWAEWFTSDQVGGYTVAYDGLTLVTVRGAGHMVPTIAPVQASQLFAHFLAGKDLPTKPVVAV; translated from the exons atgtcgacggcggcggctagcgtcgtcgtcctcctgctggccgtggtcctcgctacggcgtcgacgacgacggcgaggcaccaccaccacggcggGGGCTACGGAGAGGTGTTCGAGCGCCAGGCGGCCGACCTGGTGGAGTCCCTGCCTGGGCAGCCGGCGGGGCTCGGGTTCAGGCACTTCTCCGGGTACGTGACCGTGAACGCCACCCACGGCCGCGCGCTCTTCTACTGGTTCTTCGAGGCCACGCACCAAGTTAGCAAGAAACCCCTCGTCCTCTGGCTCAACGGAG GGCCGGGATGCTCGTCGCTGGGATACGGAGCGTTGCAGGAGGTGGGGCCCTTGTTCACCCAGAAGGGAACCCCGGAGCTCAAGCTAAACCCCCACTCGTGGAACAAAG AGGCGAACCTGCTCTTCTTGGAGCAACCTGCCGGCGTTGGATTCTCCTACACAAACACCACCGCCGATATCAGGAGGTTCGGTGACGAGCTCGCTG CTCACGATGCCTACACGTTCCTCGTTAATTGGTTTGAGAGGTTCCCGCAGTTCAAGGGCCACGATTTCTACATTGCCGGAGAGAGCTACGCTG GGCACTATGTCCCCAATCTCTCCGAGAAGATCCTGGAGCAAAATAAGAAGGTGCACAAGAGCAGGCGCATCAATTTCAAGGGATTCTTG ATCGGGAACGCGGCGATCGACGAAGCGTCGGACGACAGCGGCATGGTGGACTACGCGTGGGACCACGCCGTGATCTCGGACGAGCTCTACGCCGACCTGACAAAGCACTGCAACTTCTCCTCGGGCCAGAGCAGCGACTTCTCGTCCGGCGCGGagaacaacagcagcaacgcCGCCTGCGACAACGCCCTCAACTCCTTCTACGAGGCCTTCAACGACGTCGACATCTACAGCCTCTACACCCCCGTGTGCACCACGTCCACAAACTCCAGGACTACACGCCGTCTCCGGCGACCATCCCCCAGCACCAGTAGCACCACCAACAAGAACGACGTGCCCCAgctccgcctccggctccggtACGACGCCTACGACCCGTGCCAGGACGGCTACACGGAGGCGTACCTGAACCGGCGGGACGTGCAGGACGCGCTGCACGCCAACGTCACGGGCAGCATCCCGTACGGCTGGTCGGCGTGCAGCAACGACCTGTTCCAGAACTGGCAGGACTCGCCGGCGTCGACGCTGCCGGCGATCAAGAAGGCGGTCGGCGCCGGGCTGCGCGTCTGGGTGTACAGCGGCGACACGGACGCGCGCGTGCCCGTCTCGTCGACGCGCCGCGCGCTGCGCAAGCTCGGGCTCAAGACGGTCAGGCCCTGGGCGGAGTGGTTCACCAGCGACCAGGTCGGCGGCTACACGGTGGCCTACGACGGGCTCACGTTGGTCACGGTCCGTGGAGCCGGCCACATGGTGCCCACCATCGCGCCCGTGCAGGCCAGCCAGCTCTTCGCGCACTTCCTCGCCGGCAAGGACCTGCCCACCAAACCCGTCGTTGCCGTTTAA
- the LOC100821665 gene encoding pre-rRNA-processing protein TSR2, whose translation MAASNSGPISAEARAALGEAIRLVFARWTTLQVAVENEWGGRDSRAKADQFGESILSWFCRSKGPYFFEDLVDMMEDKIVKSFNADLDNNSVQDVADQLLFIHEQCLQSNYSPIEKLKNSHVQENDVSQRRQ comes from the exons ATGGCCGCATCCAACAGCGGCCCGATTTCCGCcgaggcgagggcggcgctTGGAGAGGCCATCAGGCTGGTCTTCGCGCGGTGGACGACGCTGCAGGTGGCAGTGGAGAACGAGTGGGGTGGACGCGACTCCCGCGCCAAGGCCGATCAGTTCGGCGAGTCCATCCTTTCCTGGTTCTGTCGCTCCAAGG GTCCATATTTTTTCGAAGACTTGGTGGATATGATGGAGGACAAAATAGTGAAATCCTTCAATGCTGACTTGGACAATAATAGTGTTCAGGAT GTTGCTGACCAATTATTGTTTATACATGAACAATGCCTGCAAAGCAACTATTCTCCTATAGAGAAGTTAAAGAATTCACATGTTCAGGAAAATGATGTTTCTCAAAGAAGACAG tga